The genome window TTAACAATGGAAAACTGCAAGTGGCTAATGCATCACATCACACAAAAGGTATCTAATTATCCCTCTACATATTTATACAACTGTCTGATTGAAATGACAGTTTTAAGATAAACGACATTTACAACTTGTCTGTGCACTCATCTCTGCACTTTTCTcagtatttgattttttttcatttaacattGAATACAAAATGCTACTACTAttctgccctacaaaggcaaaacgacgtaacatcatgtttggtcaaaaatgagttagTCATTTTTGGGTTATTTGAGACCTCCTTATCATGTGAATAAATATCGTGAGtcaatttgattgttttaacgAGAAAATAAAGGGCTATGACAACCGTAACATCCAAAACGATACGAGAAATCACAGCAGAACGCCGTAACAGCCGTTACGGCTCTTTGCCTTTGTTTCGGCACGCTGAAGTTGAGTTACGgtgttctgactttgtttaGCCAGGCATCAAGAGAGATGTTACTGTGCCGCCGTGATGTTACTGTACTCTGGCTTTGTCATACTGTCAAAGTTTGCCGCTTTTAATTGTCACCAAACCACGTAACATACAAATGACACATCTTTGAAATAAAGTGGCGATGGTTCAGATCTGTCAACGTCAGTGACAGCCCGGAACTAGCTAAATTTAATCTGTGTCACGTAGCGCTAACGGTGATGCTGACACAGCTCCTCACTTGGCGGAGCCTCACATCAGACGCCGTAAAccaattattaaatacacagGCATCCTACCTTTCCATGCAATCCGATATAATCCATGGAAGATATAATCCATAGCAATGCACGTCATCTGCTGTATCCACAACAATCCATACGTGTTTGAACCATATTTCCTTCTTGAAGGTGTTCATGTCAGATCGTACACAAATCCATAATAGCAGCTAGTTATCACTAACGTCCGTACAAAGTAGGCTAACCTAAATGGTCGGTCAActctgtctatgttatctcagaattaaaaagtagtaatccaAGTCGAGTTTGTTGACTGCGCATCGTGAGCAGTTTGGTGGCCCTTAACCCTtaaccaggggcgattctaggaccagacctttaggggggctcagcccctaatgagaatatgacacggatacagtgccttgcaaaagtgttaaacataatatatttatcgttaaacaataaatattcctttgtattcaattataattaaattatctttattgagaaaatatttattgtatttattcatatggtatactgtactgcaaaGTAACTTATCTGTCATATTGTTTAACTGTTAGTGTTGCCGCACTATCCTGATCTTTATAGCACTAAATAGGAACAACCAAAGGTCTTCTATATCATTTAAAACTAATACCATGATGACTAGACCTTGGTTAGGTGTTCTTATAATGGATGTAAGTATGGATAACAGCaagcaaatattgattatatgtcAGTTACTGTCTTTTGCCTTTGCACGACTCCTTGTTTTTTGCCCATGATACAAAggcagagtacagtaactgccaaacaagggtcaaaggtcaattttgagctcaagatttttttgcatacaaacatttcttcattatagcaactagttgtcaaattttgggagtcctacctataatacttttgtctggacaaaacagaaactttaaagtcatttttctcagtttcacactctagcgagttaaggtcttttgcctttgtagggcagtattaTCAGCCTTTTGCAAAAGTTTTCGTGCCAAGGCTCAGTAATGTTTGGCCCTCATCCCCTGGGGCCCACTTACGTAATTTTGCagggaaagcaaaaaaaaagaaatctgatttaaatgtataccattatgattattaatgtttattttgtggaaatatattTTGGTTTGAGTGTTTCCCCTACCATTGTTTGGGGGGGGATGGCCCTCCGCCCCCTGAAAGAATGACAAAATTGTATAATTATGTTATagcaatattcaacaacaaaaaaacggatgcgtgagataaagctgttttattacatacaggtaattcacttctcgttcctcgcctAAAAGTTTAATTCATTTAACTTTAGTcgcgcaaccttgcccctattttcaccttttgctgagtaacgtacgttaacatcccatggtctcgTGAACATTATGGTTAAGTAATCGGAACGAATAGTTAAGAAAAGAActaaccatagaaataaaatgtcattatACTATTTCTATGGAACTACTGTAGTCCCTGttgctgccatgttgtttgtgtatttctttGGCAAAcgtgcggggggggggggctgagcCCATTCAGAACTACAGGTGCCCAGAGGGAAGCGGATCTTTAAGAAAACCGATTTTCATTTATACAAGTcaacgttaactacacattcaaGTTAATCGAtttatcacccagccctaacaAAGATATTATGGTGATTAGTCTGAGTTTTCCCAAGGtttctgtgctgtgtgtctcAGGTCAGTGTGggtaggcctgtcgcgatagtcagTAAGTCAATTAATcacatgataaataaaaatgagcttgATAATATTTATGGCCgagataatttccatttgcatgcttgtttgttttcctctgccgccatggtatcagaaatagggcagatgcacaacagggtttccgctacgTACACCGCGCACCTCCGCTCCTTCAGTTGTCATCACTCacgaagtcatggcaaccaaataaacaacagggcgagtactacttgtcactcagtcttaggcaaagtgacaaacggcgacgaaagccgcgacatgaaatccgcactcacgcgggtcccgtgaaatatgacagctacagtttattggaaaatagcattgtttatcagaccccagatgagacaagaagctaacgttagccccgCTGCTGTGACGGCCCCTCTGCCTCGCCGCTGcaggagtctgtgtgtgtgtatatactgatGAGTCTCAAATATTTGTGGTTTCAGGCTGATTCCCCATTTGCATGACTTGATAGTAAAGTTTGCTGCCCCCTGATCTAAATGATGTGGTCCCTGCAGCTCCATCCTGACAGTCTGTTCCCTCCGACCTCTGGTACCGTCTACATCCTGAGCAGAGACATCTGGAAGCACCTGAGCGCCATCAGACAGGATCTGGGAGTCTGTCCTCAACACAACATCCTCTTCAGCATGTGAgtctgaaaacatttatttattatttcctcCTCATCTGAAAAACTGCTGACCACAGACTGAAAAAAGGTGTTTGTAGACTGCCTTTTTGAAGCCTCAAGTATGGCGTTGCcatcttgttttttctttttaagtcaTTGTATTATGGTGCTTTCCATCTGATCTAATGGCAGCAcagacactgaaaaaaaaacaacctgcgTTACCTGGCGTTTGggtgttttctgtctttattcTGTCCATTCTCGCTGTCAATATCTaaatatcgtcttaaattttggatatcgtaatatcctgatatgacacaagtgttgtcttttcctggtttcaaaggctgcattacagtagagtgatgtacttttctgaacttaccagactgttctagctgttctattactaaccctaacccacagagttattatatcaacataactgatgattatttatcaaaaatctcatgtgcatattttgtgaaagcaccaattgtcaaccctacaatatcgccacaatatcgatatcgaggtatgtggtcaaaaatatcgggatatttgaatttctccatatcgcccagctctagttgaACTGCTGCTTCTTTGTCTGCTTCTTCAGCATTCTCTGCATCTTTATTTCCTGGCATTTTGGAAGAAAAGAGGCCAAACATGGGTTTAAATACAACACAGCTGCTCGCTCATTGGTCAAAGTGAGCTTTATATCGTAGCCGGATTATTCAATAAGCATAATGGGCACTGGCgcctggcgcatttacagaaatgttgattaatgtgcattgtcctaatcaaataaacttaaacttaaacacGTGAGCAGTTTATGGAGAAAAACTCTCTTTCCGTTTTCTTGGGACTTTGTGTTGATCTCGAAGTCGTAATGTAGAACGTGACGCTACAAAGAAGAAGTGTTATATCTTATTGCTCAGAGCTTCTAAACAACAGGTTGATAGCGGTTTCCACTGAAAGATGGCTTCATGTTCAGCAACTCATTTATCCGATTATTTGGAAACCATATGCTCTCAGGTACGGAAATTAGGGACGGTTTGATTTAACGTAAATCTGTCCTCGGTATACCGATGTAATTCGGTCGTCACCCAAATTCGGTAATGCGGCTGCTGCTCTGTCCCTGCAGGCTGAAGAGTAGGGGTTGTAGTGTTGTGGCGACACGGTTAGTGTCAGTTGCTTCCGGGCAGCTGTCTCGGGAGCACATCAGCAGGTTTTTGTGGGGTTGCCTGCGTGCAGGCGGCTTTGCTAGTCCGCTGGGTTTCAGTGCGTAAATACCCGCCGCAAGCCACATGAAGACTAATGGGGAGCTTAGCTAGTTTGTGTTGAGGCAGTTAGAGGGACGGGGCTGCAGTCATGCTTCTGCTGGGTGctggactgttgagctctgccACTTTGTCCAACATGGTTTGGTGTCAAGCGCGTCGGGAACGCCTCAGGCCACGAGTTCTCAAACGGATCACTCAAAGGTCCGCTGATCTGACTTTCCATTAAGCTCAGAGGGAAGTCAGGTTttcgacatacagtatattatgacTTATTTCCTTCAGTGGTATCTATCCATGGAGTCACAACTGACAGGAAGTCAGAAATAATGCTAAGTGAGACAACAATGTTCttttcatttcaacatttttactgCATCGTTGCCACAGTTTAGAGGGAGACTGATTATCAggtgatatttattttttttgtatttttgtaaattaaatttaaatttttcgTCGCTGAACAGCGGCAGTAGAAACATGGTGTTACCTGTGAGGAACAGCCTTCCCCTGGATCATTAGGTCCACTCAAGCCATGGCCTTGTGGGTCACAGCATCTTGAGCTGCAAGAACTCAACACGTCACAAGACATGAAATCTGTATCTTTAAGAGACAACGGCTCAAATTATCTGCAGGTTTCAAACCTTTGCACCGCAAACAAATTTCACTTCAATTCATGGAGATGAATAGAGTAAGTACAATGTTGGCCTAAAACATCCGATACCGATGCTTTTGTTGTTCAGCTGTAATACAGCCTCGTTGACAGCTTTGTCACTGCACATCAGAATGTGATTGTTGGTATGGGGGCTCCATCTTGTTGAACTGTACATGCTACAGTAGTTTCCTGTTCAAAAGGAAAGCTAAAAAGTTGTTTCAAAATGGTCAAATCTgatgaaggaaagaaaaaaaaccgcAGGCAGAAGTAAACTGCTTCACTTATTGTTTGACCCTGTTGTGCTTTGGCGTCTAAAGGCTAACAGCGATGAGGAGTTGGGCTCTTTTTCTAACCGCTCtttattaggggtggaacggtacacagaagtcacggttcggttcatacctcggttcagacatcacggttcggtacaatggagggaaaggcaaaacaaaaatgcagaaggcaatttctttttattgtGAATTGTGCAGGCTGTATCACCTAGTGCcatacagtctctcccctgagctagctgcaacagcctgaagtgtataaagtaagatgtaaacagtaaacaataagtaggctaccccacatcatctccagactccatctggaacttgtaaacaaaataagacaatcagctataaaactgaaaagacagcatctcttatttatgaaagtgcaaattactaataataataataataataataacatattcTACTTAGACAAGACCTTCCCCCACAAGATAAAAGGAAATATTCTTGCTATTAAGTGCAACAGGCATACCTTTGCCAACTGGCAAATTTGGTAACTTCAGAATAAAGATTAAGCagtcaattttttttgtattaccaCATTACagttaaatgtatttataccaCAGCTTGCTGTGGTAAACATAAACTGTCCCATAGTCCATATTTCTGATGGGTGaagttaaatgaaaaaaaatgtggtaCATCATCTcctataaaatataaaagaaaataacaatCTGTGCTTTAGAGGCAGTGTATCTGGTGTATCACAATGTACCTCCTTAAAGGTAGCTTCAttgaattaagttttttttcagaaacacaaGTTTGTCCACACTTTCACTAGTGAGGGTATACCTTGTGGCAGTGACTATGTCACCTGCCGTTGAAAAAAACTCTCACTTGGGACGGAGGTGGCAGGTACTGCCAGGTAGCATTTGGCCAACTTGGCTAGATTTGGAAATATTGTTTCATTGGACTTCCACCAGCCAAGTGGGTCGGATTCCATGGAAGTGCTTTCCTTGGCTACGAAGGCATATACCTCCTCCTTCACCCTCTGCTTCAAATCAGAATGGCTCCTCTGACTTCTGCCATGGCTGACGTCTTTGGAAGAGGTGGGGAGGATGATGTCTCAGACTCTGGCATTCTCTGCTAAGGAAGTAGCCTGTGAAGTTGATGGCCTGTCCTGCGGTGTCTCTGTGGTCTCAGTCTGCAGTATTATACAACAAAGACAGCAGTAAATGATAGGGTTTTATCAGTGAACCCTGTAACAATATGTTCAGTTAAGACATGACAGAAGTGAGGAAAAATcaatcaaacaaaaaacaacctgaGCATTAAATACATACCTGCTCTGTTCTGCTCAGAACTTCTGTGATGAAATCTTCAAAGACTTTCTGGTGACAGGTAGGATCCAAGTGAGGGAGCAATTTGAACCTGGGGTCCAATGCAGTGCATTTATTTAAGAAAATCTGGAGATCTGGGTCAATGTATCGGATTTGCATGTTGTCTCTGATGGCATGCTTCATTTCCCTGACGAGGGGAGCATTGTCGTCACTTCGTTCCGTAGACTTCATTATCATTGTTTTGAGTGGTAGGATCATTGAAACAGACGGTGTTGTTTCAGTGCTCAACATTGTAGTGATGGTCTTCAAAGGTTTCATAATCTTAACCACACTCTCTGCGAAGCTCACCTCCTGATCTGACAGATGTGAGGCGTCATTGTTCTTTACTGACTTGTCTGTTAATGCAGAGTAAATGGCAACTTGCTGTTCCAGATAGCGCTCTACCATTTCATAGCTGCAGTTCCAGCGTGTTGACACATCGTGTATGAGGCAGTGTTTTGGCAAGCAGAGGGTCACCTGTTTACACTCTataccaggggtgtcaaacgtACGGCCCGCAAACGGGTTTAATCCGGCCCGCGAGATGATTTTGTAAAGTATAAAAATGAGCTGCaatttttcaataaaataaactgCTGTTCCATTTGCGTCCACTGGATGGCGCAATAGCAATTGTGTTAAGCAAGCAAACTGTTTATACCGGGGCAGAGCAAGTAGGTCAAGCAAGTGCAGCCAGCCCGCGATATTTATTACGGCTTCTACTTTTAACATTATGTGCTTTGGCACCCTCATTGCCCCAATATGTCtgtcaaaaaagagaaaagtggACACAGAGTGCAGAGTGTTCCAAGAAAAATGGTCATCCTCCTATTTATTCACAGAAGTGAATGGGAAAGCTGTATGTCTGGTGTGTTCACAGCATGTTGCAGTGCTGAAAGAATATAACCTTCGTCGTCCACTATGTGAGTCTTCATGCCGACAAATATGACAACTTTCAAGGACAGCggagaagagagaaggtgaATGAACTGTTGGCGGGTCTGAAGAAACAGCAGTCTGTGTTTACTCACAGCCGAGACATCAGTGACGCTGCAGTGAAAGCTAGCTACCTCATTGCTAATGAAATCGCAGTGGCTTCAAAACCATTTAGTGAGGGTGAATTTGTAAAAACATGCATGATGAAGGCAGCGGAGATTGTGTGCCCTGAAAAGCGCCAGGCTTTTGCAAATATCAGTCTGACAAGAAACACAGTTGCAGACAGGATTTCCGATCTTTCAGTGGATTTGGACAGCCAGTTGAAGCAAAAAGTAAAGTCATTTATTGCGTTTTCAGTTGCAATTGATGAAAGCACGGACATTACAGATGTTGCACAACTGGCCATTTTCATCCGCGGAGTTGATGATACATTGACCGTCACCGAGGAGTTCGTGGAGTTGGTGCCGATGACAAATACAACGAAAGCAGCTGATATTTTCACCGCACTCGTCGGCGCGCTGGACAGGGTCGGAGTGGACTGGTCCCGcgctgtcagcctggctacagatGGTGCGCCCTCAATGATCGGGAAAAAAGCAGGAGTTGTGACAAAGTTCAGAGAGAAAGTGCAATCTGCAAATGGAGGACGTGATTTTTGGACTTTTCACTCTATTTTGCACCAGGAGGCTTTGTGTTGCAAGTCATTAAAGATGGATAACGTCATGAAGGTGGTCATCCAAACTGTTAATTTCATCCGATCCAGAAGCCTGAATCACGTCAGTTTGACAGCCTTCTCAGAGAGAAAGACCACGTCTATGGCCTGCCATACCACACTGAGGTAAGATGG of Sander lucioperca isolate FBNREF2018 chromosome 5, SLUC_FBN_1.2, whole genome shotgun sequence contains these proteins:
- the LOC116067466 gene encoding ATP-binding cassette sub-family A member 12-like, which encodes MTVICAESCSPVGQFCFPLRLELTMENCKWLMHHITQKLHPDSLFPPTSGTVYILSRDIWKHLSAIRQDLGVCPQHNILFSMRPS